A window of the Cicer arietinum cultivar CDC Frontier isolate Library 1 chromosome 6, Cicar.CDCFrontier_v2.0, whole genome shotgun sequence genome harbors these coding sequences:
- the LOC101491902 gene encoding transcription factor bHLH121 isoform X2 — MDCTAARKTQKADREKLRRDRLNEQFVELGNILDPDRPKNDKATILGDTVQLLKDLTSQVSKLKDEHTMLNEESRELTQEKNDLREEKASLKSDIENLNNQYQLQLRTMFPWTAMDHSVMMAPPSYPYPVPMPVPPGPIPMQPYPFYANQHPAVIPNPCSTYVPFLAPNTIVEQQSTQYVSPPLHPGSRSHVSGKQDSKNKSSRESRAERNEESNDVATDLELKTPGSSADQDLSSAQKKSSKSSRKESSFTEGSSLGKCSSSYSVQDSSSSSVVGSRKASE; from the exons ATGGATTGTACAGCTGCTCGAAAGACACAGAAGGCTGATCGAGAAAAGTTAAGGAGGGATCGTCTAAATGAACAGTTTGTAGAACTGGGTAACATTTTAG ACCCTGATAGGCCCAAAAATGATAAAGCAACCATTCTAGGTGATACAGTTCAATTGCTGAAGGACCTTACTTCTCAAGTTAGTAAACTAAAAGATGAGCACACTATGCTAAATGAAGAATCTCGAGAG tTGACTCAGGAGAAAAATGATCTCAGAGAAGAAAAGGCTTCTCTTAAATCAGATATCGAGAATTTGAATAACCAGTATCAGCTGCAACTCAGAACTATGTTTCCATGGACTGCAATGGATCATTCAGTTATGATGGCTCCACCGTCATATCCGTATCCAGTTCCAATGCCGGTACCTCCTGGACCAATTCCCATGCAGCCGTACCCCTTCTACGCTAATCAACATCCTGCAGTCATCCCTAACCCCTGTTCAACATACGTTCCATTTTTAGCCCCTAATACAATCGTTGAACAGCAATCCACCCAATACGTATCCCCACCTCTTCATCCAGGTAGCCGGTCCCATGTATCAGGAAAACAAGATTCTAAAAACAAATCATCCAGGGAGAGCAGGGCTGAAAGAAATGAGGAATCTAATGATGTAGCCACGGACCTTGAGTTGAAGACTCCCGGGTCTTCTGCAGACCAG GATTTATCGTCCGCACAAAAGAAATCGAGCAAGTCATCGAGAAAGGAAAGCAGTTTCACAGAAGGTAGTTCGTTAGGCAAGTGTTCTTCATCGTACAGCGTTCAGGATAGCTCATCAAGTAGTGTAGTTGGGAGCAGAAAGGCTAGTGAATGA
- the LOC101491271 gene encoding uncharacterized protein has translation MADDNNRGSSALDGFTLNPLPYPVLLILAVIFIFLGTSWYFSYEEVVETAQEQLGWVLFVVPIVLILIVRLVSSMEDSGWFSGGSGWERRRTTQESTSGGSSPWGVAALIVVLLILVQFQSVFLDSWFY, from the coding sequence ATGGCTGATGACAACAACAGAGGCTCCTCTGCTTTGGATGGTTTCACTCTGAATCCTCTGCCTTATCCTGTTCTGTTAATCTTAGCAGTGATCTTCATCTTCCTTGGTACTTCATGGTACTTTTCTTATGAAGAAGTTGTTGAAACTGCTCAAGAACAATTGGGTTGGGTTTTATTTGTTGTACCAATCGTGCTTATACTTATAGTTCGTTTGGTTTCATCAATGGAAGATTCAGGTTGGTTTTCTGGTGGTTCTGGTTGGGAAAGGCGCAGGACAACACAAGAAAGCACCTCTGGAGGGAGTTCTCCTTGGGGTGTGGCTGCTTTGATTGTTGTTTTGTTGATATTGGTGCAGTTTCAATCTGTGTTTCTTGATAGTTGGTTTTATTGA
- the LOC101491902 gene encoding transcription factor bHLH121 isoform X1, giving the protein MLLGDSKPEVEPMDCTAARKTQKADREKLRRDRLNEQFVELGNILDPDRPKNDKATILGDTVQLLKDLTSQVSKLKDEHTMLNEESRELTQEKNDLREEKASLKSDIENLNNQYQLQLRTMFPWTAMDHSVMMAPPSYPYPVPMPVPPGPIPMQPYPFYANQHPAVIPNPCSTYVPFLAPNTIVEQQSTQYVSPPLHPGSRSHVSGKQDSKNKSSRESRAERNEESNDVATDLELKTPGSSADQDLSSAQKKSSKSSRKESSFTEGSSLGKCSSSYSVQDSSSSSVVGSRKASE; this is encoded by the exons ATGTTGCTTGGAGATTCGAa GCCTGAAGTTGAACCAATGGATTGTACAGCTGCTCGAAAGACACAGAAGGCTGATCGAGAAAAGTTAAGGAGGGATCGTCTAAATGAACAGTTTGTAGAACTGGGTAACATTTTAG ACCCTGATAGGCCCAAAAATGATAAAGCAACCATTCTAGGTGATACAGTTCAATTGCTGAAGGACCTTACTTCTCAAGTTAGTAAACTAAAAGATGAGCACACTATGCTAAATGAAGAATCTCGAGAG tTGACTCAGGAGAAAAATGATCTCAGAGAAGAAAAGGCTTCTCTTAAATCAGATATCGAGAATTTGAATAACCAGTATCAGCTGCAACTCAGAACTATGTTTCCATGGACTGCAATGGATCATTCAGTTATGATGGCTCCACCGTCATATCCGTATCCAGTTCCAATGCCGGTACCTCCTGGACCAATTCCCATGCAGCCGTACCCCTTCTACGCTAATCAACATCCTGCAGTCATCCCTAACCCCTGTTCAACATACGTTCCATTTTTAGCCCCTAATACAATCGTTGAACAGCAATCCACCCAATACGTATCCCCACCTCTTCATCCAGGTAGCCGGTCCCATGTATCAGGAAAACAAGATTCTAAAAACAAATCATCCAGGGAGAGCAGGGCTGAAAGAAATGAGGAATCTAATGATGTAGCCACGGACCTTGAGTTGAAGACTCCCGGGTCTTCTGCAGACCAG GATTTATCGTCCGCACAAAAGAAATCGAGCAAGTCATCGAGAAAGGAAAGCAGTTTCACAGAAGGTAGTTCGTTAGGCAAGTGTTCTTCATCGTACAGCGTTCAGGATAGCTCATCAAGTAGTGTAGTTGGGAGCAGAAAGGCTAGTGAATGA